From a single Miscanthus floridulus cultivar M001 chromosome 8, ASM1932011v1, whole genome shotgun sequence genomic region:
- the LOC136468477 gene encoding uncharacterized protein, translating to MAPPQQHPDPSSCREQQQVRHPDSDIVGTSWQWANDATSSRHGSGDLVLVSAGTRGSGDVASTSSTPDATASSRRQGTNPTSRRGSGGLVSAARSRGTGDVASTSSTPDANATAGSGRPGADTTSQGESGGPATARNRVSEQVALIEMRSRQQSAVGQEVRDDSEGCGPSNDGGAESGAGSHGVGGAGFSGGNRDATPESQGDTEKGMKRQAESTDPARKKRSGEAGSAAVPP from the coding sequence ATGGCTCCCCCACAACAGCACCCCGACCCCTCCTCATGTCGCGAGCAACAGCAGGTCCGGCACCCCGACTCCGACATAGTCGGGACCAGCTGGCAATGGGCCAACGACGCGACAAGCAGCCGGCACGGTTCCGGTGATCTCGTTCTCGTGTCGGCCGGGACGCGTGGGTCCGGTGACGTCGCGAGCACCAGCAGTACTCCTGACGCCACCGCGAGCAGCAGGCGCCAAGGCACCAACCCGACGAGCCGGCGCGGGTCCGGTGGTCTCGTGTCCGCCGCGAGGAGCCGTGGCACCGGCGACGTTGCCAGCACCAGCAGCACCCCTGACGCCAATGCCACCGCGGGTAGCGGGCGTCCAGGCGCGGACACGACGAGCCAGGGCGAGTCTGGTGGTCCCGCAACGGCAAGGAATCGTGTCTCTGAGCAAGTAGCACTTATCGAGATGAGAAGCCGCCAACAGAGCGCGGTCGGTCAGGAAGTCCGTGATGACTCTGAAGGCTGCGGACCAAGTAATGACGGTGGTGCAGAGTCTGGCGCCGGTTCTCACGGCGTCGGTGGTGCCGGCTTCTCCGGAGGAAACAGAGATGCCACTCCTGAATCGCAGGGCGACACAGAGAAGGGAATGAAACGCCAGGCCGAATCGACCGATCCTGCGAGAAAGAAACGTTCTGGTGAAGCTGGCTCAGCCGCAGTACCACCATGA